A single region of the Silene latifolia isolate original U9 population chromosome 8, ASM4854445v1, whole genome shotgun sequence genome encodes:
- the LOC141596281 gene encoding DNA-3-methyladenine glycosylase-like isoform X1 — MSNPPPTPNPPPDPNPPSTSANPNPTPTQTKLLSRPRKLRKLSPSQTATQTSSATQTNPPTQTRPLSYPNEITLALTHLRTSDPTLTPLLTTYQPPSFDAFQPPFLALTKSILYQQLAYKAGTSIYSRFVSLCGGSDNVLPSTVLSLSPSHLRQIGVSARKSSYLHDLAKKYVNGVLSDKMILSLDDKSLFTMLTMVNGIGSWSVHMFMIFSLHRPDVLPVNDLQVRKGVQLLYGLEELPRPSQMEQLCERWRPYRSVGAWYMWRLVESKASASAGSSGEGNSGVAVGMGVPRPLQVVLPGPQQEQQQQQQRQHPQQQQQQQQLLQRQHPQQQQQQHHLQSQFIDPINGIMNVGSNYAQLN, encoded by the exons ATGTCCAACCCTCCACCCACCCCCAACCCTCCTCCCGACCCTAACCCCCCTTCCACCTCCgccaaccctaacccaaccccaACCCAAACCAAGCTCCTCTCCCGCCCTCGTAAACTCCGCAAACTCTCCCCTTCCCAAACCGCCACCCAAACCTCCTCCGCCACCCAAACCAACCcaccaacccaaacccgacccttaTCCTACCCAAACGAAATAACCCTGGCCCTAACCCACCTCCGAACCTCCGACCCAACCCTAACCCCACTCCTAACCACCTACCAACCACCTTCCTTCGACGCCTTCCAACCACCATTCCTCGCCCTAACCAAATCCATCCTCTACCAACAACTCGCTTACAAAGCCGGAACCTCAATCTATTCCCGGTTCGTTTCACTTTGTGGCGGTTCGGATAACGTCCTCCCGTCTACGGTCCTCTCCCTATCCCCCTCCCATCTACGCCAAATCGGCGTATCGGCCCGTAAATCGAGTTATTTACATGATTTAGCGAAGAAATACGTGAATGGTGTATTATCTGATAAAATGATACTTTCGTTAGATGATAAGAGTTTGTTTACTATGTTAACTATGGTTAATGGGATCGGTTCATGGTCGGTTCATATGTTTATGATTTTTTCGTTGCATAGACCGGATGTTTTGCCTGTGAATGATTTGCAGGTTCGGAAAGGTGTTCAATTGTTGTACGGGTTGGAGGAATTACCTCGGCCTTCGCAAATGGAACAGTTGTGTGAGAGGTGGAGACCGTATAGGTCTGTTGGTGCTTGGTATATGTGGCGGTTAGTCGAGTCTAAGGCCAGTGCTAGTGCCGGTTCTTCCGGTGAGGGAAACTCCGGGGTGGCGGTAGGGATGGGGGTGCCACGGCCCTTGCAGGTGGTGTTGCCTGGGCCGCAGCAGGAgcaacaacagcagcagcagcggcaacatcctcaacaacaacaacaacaacaacagctgCTGCAGAGGCAACATCCGCAgcaacaacagcagcag CATCATTTGCAGTCGCAGTTTATTGATCCTATTAATGGCATCATGAATGTCGG TTCAAATTACGCTCAGTTGAATTGA
- the LOC141596281 gene encoding DNA-3-methyladenine glycosylase-like isoform X2, protein MSNPPPTPNPPPDPNPPSTSANPNPTPTQTKLLSRPRKLRKLSPSQTATQTSSATQTNPPTQTRPLSYPNEITLALTHLRTSDPTLTPLLTTYQPPSFDAFQPPFLALTKSILYQQLAYKAGTSIYSRFVSLCGGSDNVLPSTVLSLSPSHLRQIGVSARKSSYLHDLAKKYVNGVLSDKMILSLDDKSLFTMLTMVNGIGSWSVHMFMIFSLHRPDVLPVNDLQVRKGVQLLYGLEELPRPSQMEQLCERWRPYRSVGAWYMWRLVESKASASAGSSGEGNSGVAVGMGVPRPLQVVLPGPQQEQQQQQQRQHPQQQQQQQQLLQRQHPQQQQQQQQHPQQQQQLQQRQHHLQSQFIDPINGIMNVGSNYAQLN, encoded by the exons ATGTCCAACCCTCCACCCACCCCCAACCCTCCTCCCGACCCTAACCCCCCTTCCACCTCCgccaaccctaacccaaccccaACCCAAACCAAGCTCCTCTCCCGCCCTCGTAAACTCCGCAAACTCTCCCCTTCCCAAACCGCCACCCAAACCTCCTCCGCCACCCAAACCAACCcaccaacccaaacccgacccttaTCCTACCCAAACGAAATAACCCTGGCCCTAACCCACCTCCGAACCTCCGACCCAACCCTAACCCCACTCCTAACCACCTACCAACCACCTTCCTTCGACGCCTTCCAACCACCATTCCTCGCCCTAACCAAATCCATCCTCTACCAACAACTCGCTTACAAAGCCGGAACCTCAATCTATTCCCGGTTCGTTTCACTTTGTGGCGGTTCGGATAACGTCCTCCCGTCTACGGTCCTCTCCCTATCCCCCTCCCATCTACGCCAAATCGGCGTATCGGCCCGTAAATCGAGTTATTTACATGATTTAGCGAAGAAATACGTGAATGGTGTATTATCTGATAAAATGATACTTTCGTTAGATGATAAGAGTTTGTTTACTATGTTAACTATGGTTAATGGGATCGGTTCATGGTCGGTTCATATGTTTATGATTTTTTCGTTGCATAGACCGGATGTTTTGCCTGTGAATGATTTGCAGGTTCGGAAAGGTGTTCAATTGTTGTACGGGTTGGAGGAATTACCTCGGCCTTCGCAAATGGAACAGTTGTGTGAGAGGTGGAGACCGTATAGGTCTGTTGGTGCTTGGTATATGTGGCGGTTAGTCGAGTCTAAGGCCAGTGCTAGTGCCGGTTCTTCCGGTGAGGGAAACTCCGGGGTGGCGGTAGGGATGGGGGTGCCACGGCCCTTGCAGGTGGTGTTGCCTGGGCCGCAGCAGGAgcaacaacagcagcagcagcggcaacatcctcaacaacaacaacaacaacaacagctgCTGCAGAGGCAACATCCGCAgcaacaacagcagcagcagcaacatccTCAACAACAACAGCAGCTGCAACAACGGCAACATCATTTGCAGTCGCAGTTTATTGATCCTATTAATGGCATCATGAATGTCGG TTCAAATTACGCTCAGTTGAATTGA